In Mus pahari chromosome 12, PAHARI_EIJ_v1.1, whole genome shotgun sequence, the genomic window acaagctagagtcactggaaagAAGAGAACCTCAGCGGAGGAACTGCCTCCCTAAGATCCAGCAGcagggcatcttcttaattagtgaacAATGGGCAGGGCCCCGCCCACTGGGTGGAGTCATCCCTGAGCAGGTGTCATGGACTCTATAAGCACACAGGAGGTGCAGGCCATGAGGAACAAAACAGTAAGCAGctggcttagtcagggtttctattcctgcacagacatcgtGACCAAggagcagctggggaggaaagggtttattcagcttacacttccacattgctgttcatcaccaaaggaagtcaggactggaactcaagcagtcaggaagcaggagctgatgcagaggccatggagggatgttacttactggcttgcttccactggcttgatcggcttgctttcttatagaaaccaagactaccggtccaggatggcaccacctacaatgggccctcccacccttcatcactaattgagaaaatgccccacagctggatctcatggaggcacttccccaactgaagctcctttctctgtgataactccagctgtgtcaagttgacacaaagccagccagtacagcagcccctccatggcctctgcagcagctcctgcctccaggcttctgccctgcttgaattcctgcgatgtggatgtgtaagccaaataaaccctttcctcccagacttgcttttggtcatggtgttttttcacaACAGTAACTCTAAGACAAGGCTAAAAGCCATTTCCAATCAATTTCAGCCAGACATTGAACTTGGTCACTGGACCACAGCAAGAGGCCTGGTAACTACATCACACATTTACAGTGAGATGAACACAGAAAGACCCTGGTCATCCCGGAGAACAAACAGCCACTGTCGCTGAGTACACAAAACCTGATTTTATCCAGAAAAGAAGGCGTGAAAGAGTTGGCGATCTGGTATAGTTCACCGTCCCTGATGTTCTGCTAGGGACCTGTATGGCCTGTGACAGCGCAGCTCCACCCCAACTGACCCTAGTCTGGGTCACGCACAGGACTGTTTCAAGCTTGACTCTCACATTCCTAAGTAAGGGTCTTCCACCCCTTGACTGCCTAGGACAAGGAGCCCAACTTCACTACAGTCTAAGAGCTTAATAAACACTTACCTGACAGccatcacagaggcaggagggtcacaccTACAGAACCAGAGCCAGGAGTACTGGCATGGGAAATCCCTGAAGGGATCATTTCCAGACTGAAAAGCACTTACCCTGTAAAGCCATGATCCTTCAAAATGGTTATCTTCTTGTGGACCTGCTTATCTGCGGGAGGGAGGAACTTAACCAGCATCTCTGCAGTAGAGAGGAGGGAACCATCAGAGACTGGGATGTAATTCAGATAAAGCAcatgcccctccccctcactcACTCCCCCTCCCGTCAGCCACCCGGGATAACAAGAGCATCTGCTAATTCACACCAAGTGTCTTCTTTAGGGCAGCTCGCTGAGGTCCCAGGTCCCTGAAGAGCTGTGAGCTTTCCCAGGCGGAGGACAGAAGCACAGAAGCACAGAAGCGAGGCTCAGGCTGCCCCTAAGCACATCAACAGCCTAAGAGGAAGCCGCCAGAGGGTTAGCCCTGCTGGGGACCAGTCAGGAACAGGCTGCCTCAGAACACACAGAGGATGGCAATACTGCTATACACCAGATGCAAAGCAGTCCCTGCAGCAGTGACCGCAGCCACAGCCTGAACTGTGAAGACTGGCGGACTttttgaaggagagagaaagaaatggcttttttttttttttttttttttttttttgaggtgacAGACTTCCAttctgtgttttataaagaaaaaaagcagggatTTTTGGGGTGTAACTCTGAGAGGAGCAagccttccttttccttcagagAGGGCCTGCACATGCCAGACCAGGCACGCCACTGAGCCAACCCTACTCCATGTTAAACATAATGGTTGTTCCATGTGTTTACAGCAACTGCTTACAGTCAGAGCCACCGCACGGCAAATCACTGCATGCATTTCTCACGTGTTGTGAGTGTACCGCACACATACGGAAGGCCAGAGGGCAAACTACAggggccagttctctccttccaccctggaCGTCCTGAGGCcggaactcaggtcaccaagctttATGGCAAGCCCCTCTACCCACTGGCCCGCCTCGCTGCCCCAGCTCTGGCTCCTCTGGCTCTAATCTAAGAAGCATACTTGATGTTCTGCCTTACGAAGGCAGACAGCATCTCCTGAGAGTTCCTATACTCGTCCCAGCCTACACAAATGAACATAAGCCAGGCAGTGAAGCCTCTGGCGGCTTGCTCAAGGCTTAGCTGCTTCTACATGAGTGCTGAGTAAGTTTCCACTCATGACAGGCTTACTCCCTCTGCAGCAACAATGACGCCTCAGAACAAAGATGCCTGCTTCCTCCCGGCCATGACAGTCACACTCATCCGCTAAGCAGCTCTCTTCCCACTCCCCCGTCCTGGTTCATCATCCTGATGAACCCATCAATCAGTATCAATCGGTATCAATCAGTTGTGCTGATTTTACTTCAACACAGGAATTCCAATCAGGAAGGCCAGGTGGGCTCTGCCTGAGAAAACTGAATGGTGCCTAGGAGAGCTCTTTCCATTACAACAGGAAATAACCGTTATCAGCCAGTCCAACCTGCCGAGACAGGAACGCAGGCATGAGGATTGCAGACGGAGACAAAGCCATACTCCAGGAGCAGCCTCTGGTTATCATGGGGGCCGTAACAGATGAACACCTCCTGGTGCCTCCTACAGCGTGAGGCTGTTCTAATCTCATAGCATCTGGTTTTCTCGTTGAATGCTGCTTTTACCTACAGAAGAAAGGTATGAAATTCCTCTTTTTAATACAGGTCTAAAAGGCTCACCGAGCCACCATGGTAATTTCAGTACGAGGCAGTTGATACGCTCGGCAGTGAGACTCCCACGGACAGAGAACCCGACTCCTGCACTTCAGTCTGTTCCCTCCTCCATCTCGCCCTTACCCTGGTGAGGGGGACTCCAGTCATGGGCTTGGAAAATGACCCAGGGTGACACCTGAAGGGAGCTGATCTGTCACAAACAGCCTAAGGGAAGAAACTACGGCAATGCGGAGACTGTTGATGGCAGCTGCAGAGGCTTCACCAGCTGCGGTCTTGCTCGCTGGTTGTTATGTGTTTAGTTCTTTACGGTGATAAAGGCCTGTTGTAGCTCAGGACCCTCAGGCTCCCACCAACTATGGCTGTGGCTTTCCATGGTCATCTATAGAATCACCAAGGCCCACAAATGTCTACAGACAGCAATAAAATCCAAGTGAGGCTGCTGGGAATGACTGAGTCCCTGTGTCCAGCCTCACATGCTCTGTGTGCCAGTGTCACTGCCTGGGTCGGTGACAGCCTCACATGCTCTGTGTGCCAGTGTCACTGCCTGAGTCCCTGTGTCCAGCCTCACATGCTCTGTGTGCCAGTGTCACTGCCTGGGTCGGTGACAGCCTCACATGCTCTGTGTGCCCAGTGTCACTGCCTGGGTCGGTGACAGTCTCACATGCTCTGTGTGCCCAGTGTCACTGCCTGGGTCGGTGACAGTCTCACATGCTCTGTGTGTCCAGTGTCACTGCCTGGGTCGGTGACAGCATCACATGCTCTATGTGCCAGTGTCACTGCCTAGGTCAGTGACAGCCTCACATGCTCTGTGTGCCAGTGTCACTGCCTGGGTCGGTGACAGTCTCACATGCTCTGTGTGCCCAGTGTCACTGCCTAGGTCGGTGACAGCATCACATGCTCTATGTGCCAGTGTCACTGCCTAGGTCAGTGACAGCCTCATATGCTCTGTGTGCCCAGTGTCACTGCCTGGGTCGGTGACAGCCTCACATGCTCTATGTGCCAGTGTCACTGCCTGGGTCAGGAAAGGCTGTGCTCAGCACAGGGCCACAGGCTTGGAGGGCAGCGCAGTGCAGAAGCACAGCAGATGTTTACTAGAATGACGTCAGGCAGCATGAAGGCGGGTGGCCCGGCACATCCACCTGAAGCAGGTTACACCTCCACTACCATTCCATCCTTGACTGAAAACCCTTGTCCCTACATGGCCGGCTTCTGTAACCGCAGGACCGGTCTCCATGCTGGCCTCTCACCTGGACATGCGGGCTGTGATTCAGCAGATCCAGGAACGGAGCAAGCACACACGTGTCCGGCTCTGCGGAGAGGcactcctgcctcctggaccTCAGGTACACAGCCCTGGTGTTCACCGTGCACCAGGCCCACAGGAAGGCTCGGTAGCTGAAAACGCCATCCACAGGCTCTGCAAACAGAGGCTGCAGGGTAGAGAAGAAGCCTCTAGAGGCGGCAAACAGGTCCTGCACGTGGGCTCTCTGCTCTTCCGCCTTCACCTTTAAAGGTCCGGGAAGAAGATCTACCACTTCCGGCTCCAAACACACCGGGCAGGTATATGACTTAGGTAAAACATCCAGGTAAGACTTCCAGAGGGActggctgcctgcctgcatcTCTGAGACTAAGAAAGTGCACAGGGCCAGCAGAGGAGACACAGGCGGCTTCCACCTGGTGAaatgaggagacagagggaagagttAAAGAGTGGACTCACACAGGGTCGTTTGCCTCAGAGGGGCTGTGTTCAAGCTGTCAACTCTCCATCCAAGACGCAGGCATCTTTCCTAGGGCCATGCCTCTCCAGAGCCGCCACTTCCCTGGCTAGTAGGTAAGATCCACTCCGGTGTAAAAACAACACCTTGTTTCCAGCCTGGTTCTCCTGCTGAGGGCTTCTGAGTCTCACCGTGGTACAGAGGGTAGAAGGATAGAGAGCCACGCCATCCAACACAGTGAATGTTGGCTCAGTAACTATCTCAATTTAAACTACTTATAGTTAAGTAGTGCTTAAGACTCATTCTTTAGTAACATAAGGCACATTCCAGTCACTCCACAGGCATCTGAGGCTCCTGGATAGTGCAGAACAAAGCATCCCCACCTTTGCTGGGGGTTCTACTGGACGATGGCACCAAGACAGAACTGTGGACTCCTAAACTCCCGGGTTCTAATACAAATCATGTAGCTGGTGAATAATTACTCATAATTCAGTCCCTATGGCACAGACTCAAAAACATTACCGTTATTCTTCAAAGCCCAAATTCCCATGTTACCACACATTGTACTGCGATCTCTGAGTGACTCAGAGAATAAGGGCCAGAGCATCCTCACTTTGCATAGGCACATAGAGAGCTGGGGGGGTAAAGGGTTCATAGAAAGCCGGGAGAGGGGCCCAtagagagcagggggagggggtatccACTTGGGTTAAGGGTCAACACCATCTTTGAACCCAACGTAGAAATAATTTCTGCTGAggctctccctcctctgtcttcaGGGATGCTCTGAAAGCAAGGCTCACTACCACATGCTCAGGACGTGACTCTCAATCTATAGCACCCATCCTCCTCCATTCCTAACTAAAGCTCTTCCCTAATATCAAATCTGTTCAAAGTTCAAGAAGCCAAGCTGGCACAATAGGGGAACCTGGGACAGTGGCCTAGCATCTGCCAGGCTTTCTAGGGTAGAAGGAAACGGCCACACCGTTGTCACGTACACCATCCCATCCCATGCTCACTTTCTAGTAAATAGGGGACAGGGTTCGCACCACATCCTAGGCAGCCTGGAAAACCTTAGAAACACAGTTCACACTGAACTAAGAACAACCCTGGAAGAGAACAAACCTTTCAATCGTACTAAGTATTCTCGGCTAGCCAAGAGCTGGGTCCTCATGCCCTGTGCTGCAAACGGGCTGTGAGCAGCACTGGCAGACACCATGTGCAAGGCGTGGTCACTTACTTCTTAATGTAGGGCCCTACGGAGCTTCGAATCACAGTGTCCGTGGTGAGCAGACAGCTCTCGGGCAGGGAGATAATCATCTGGCCTTCCTTGCCAAAGAGAGAGCAGAGTTTAGGACGGAAACCTAGGAGGTAAATAAAACCTCTGCTTTACCAGGACAGCCAATGATGATTAGCACGGGCTTAAAGATTAGCTCTAATTAACAAAAGACCAGCCTGATGGAGCTAAGATCTTCTGGGGGCACTTtctcagggtcagcacacagaggcTGGGGTCCACTGAGGGAACCAAGGCTGCACCTCAAGCTGGCAGCAGAACACGGTAAACAATGTGTAAGTGTCTGAAGGCACGAAGGGATCATGAGGAACAGCTAAAGCTTGGCgctgagacccaggagaggccactggtgaaggtgcagcctctgTTGCAATGGAAATGCCAGGGCTGAAGGGCCATGGAAACAAACAGGTTTGGCACtatcagaggccaggagaggccactggtgaaggtacagcctcaacTACAGAGGAGATCCCAGTATCCTGGGGATGCCAGGTCCATGAGGTGACCATGAGGTGACCACGAGGTGACCATGAGGGACCATGAGGTGACCATG contains:
- the Setd4 gene encoding SET domain-containing protein 4 isoform X2 produces the protein MIISLPESCLLTTDTVIRSSVGPYIKKWKPPVSPLLALCTFLVSEMQAGSQSLWKSYLDVLPKSYTCPVCLEPEVVDLLPGPLKVKAEEQRAHVQDLFAASRGFFSTLQPLFAEPVDGVFSYRAFLWAWCTVNTRAVYLRSRRQECLSAEPDTCVLAPFLDLLNHSPHVQVKAAFNEKTRCYEIRTASRCRRHQEVFICYGPHDNQRLLLEYGFVSVCNPHACVPVSAEMLVKFLPPADKQVHKKITILKDHGFTGNLTFGWDGPSWRLLTALRLLCLEAEHFTSWKKVLLGEVISDTNEKTSLSVAQKICSDTIEETHAVLHKVSDMKDGKVSLRSQLSLVEALRMEELRILQASAETLSTLLAPFS
- the Setd4 gene encoding SET domain-containing protein 4 isoform X1, producing MRRRRGRTERVRRRRRSSGSRAVNKSYRSEFIELRKWLKERKFEGTDLVPASFPGTGRGLMSKTSLQEGQMIISLPESCLLTTDTVIRSSVGPYIKKWKPPVSPLLALCTFLVSEMQAGSQSLWKSYLDVLPKSYTCPVCLEPEVVDLLPGPLKVKAEEQRAHVQDLFAASRGFFSTLQPLFAEPVDGVFSYRAFLWAWCTVNTRAVYLRSRRQECLSAEPDTCVLAPFLDLLNHSPHVQVKAAFNEKTRCYEIRTASRCRRHQEVFICYGPHDNQRLLLEYGFVSVCNPHACVPVSAEMLVKFLPPADKQVHKKITILKDHGFTGNLTFGWDGPSWRLLTALRLLCLEAEHFTSWKKVLLGEVISDTNEKTSLSVAQKICSDTIEETHAVLHKVSDMKDGKVSLRSQLSLVEALRMEELRILQASAETLSTLLAPFS